One Kribbella sp. NBC_00662 genomic region harbors:
- the glgC gene encoding glucose-1-phosphate adenylyltransferase, whose translation MAKAPRVLGIVLAGGEGKRLMPLTADRAKPAVPFGGSYRLIDFVLSNLVNAGYRNLCVLTQYKSHSLDRHVTLTWRMSTLLGNYVTCVPAQQRLGPQWYQGSADAIYQSMNLIRDADPEYIVVFGADHVYRMDASQMVAAHIERGNGVTVAGIRVPRAEASEFGVIKTGADGHVIDEFLEKPADPPGLPDSPDETFASMGNYVFTREVLVEALRKDAANPASRHDMGGDIVPMLVAEGKAGVYDFQENDVPGALDRDRSYWRDVGSLDSYHEAHMDLVSIQPVFNLYNSDWPIFTSHPQLPGAKFTDDATVGESIVCQGSIVTGAHVDHSVLGSNVIVSSGADIQRCVIMDNCKIGKDVVLKNVILDKNIVVPDGVEIGVDPDYDRERGFIVSKGGVTVLGKGQVIEAPKAAAVDEAAEG comes from the coding sequence ATGGCAAAGGCGCCCAGAGTTCTCGGAATCGTGCTGGCCGGTGGTGAGGGGAAGCGGCTGATGCCGCTGACGGCGGACCGGGCCAAACCGGCCGTGCCGTTCGGCGGGAGTTATCGCCTGATCGACTTCGTCCTCTCGAATTTGGTCAATGCCGGCTATCGAAATCTCTGTGTGCTCACGCAGTACAAATCGCATTCCCTCGACCGGCACGTGACGCTGACCTGGCGGATGTCGACGCTGCTCGGCAACTACGTGACCTGCGTCCCGGCCCAGCAGCGGCTCGGCCCGCAGTGGTACCAGGGCAGCGCGGACGCGATCTACCAGTCGATGAACCTGATCAGGGACGCGGACCCGGAGTACATCGTGGTCTTCGGCGCCGATCACGTGTACCGGATGGACGCGTCGCAGATGGTGGCCGCGCACATCGAGCGCGGGAACGGCGTGACCGTGGCCGGCATCCGGGTGCCGCGGGCCGAGGCGAGCGAGTTCGGCGTGATCAAGACCGGCGCGGACGGGCACGTGATCGACGAGTTCCTGGAGAAGCCGGCCGACCCGCCCGGGCTGCCGGACTCGCCCGACGAGACGTTCGCCTCGATGGGCAACTACGTCTTCACCCGCGAAGTCCTGGTCGAGGCGCTGCGCAAGGACGCCGCGAACCCGGCCTCCCGGCACGACATGGGCGGCGACATCGTTCCGATGCTCGTTGCCGAGGGCAAGGCCGGCGTGTACGACTTCCAGGAGAACGACGTACCGGGCGCCCTCGACCGGGACCGGTCGTACTGGCGCGACGTCGGCTCGCTGGACTCGTACCACGAGGCGCACATGGACCTGGTCTCGATCCAGCCGGTGTTCAACCTGTACAACTCCGACTGGCCGATCTTCACCTCGCACCCGCAGCTGCCCGGCGCGAAGTTCACCGACGACGCGACCGTCGGCGAGTCGATCGTCTGCCAGGGCTCGATCGTCACCGGCGCGCATGTAGACCACTCGGTGCTCGGCTCGAACGTGATCGTCAGCTCGGGCGCGGACATCCAGCGCTGCGTGATCATGGACAACTGCAAGATCGGCAAGGACGTCGTGCTCAAGAACGTCATCCTGGACAAGAACATCGTGGTCCCGGACGGTGTCGAGATCGGCGTCGACCCGGACTACGACCGGGAGCGCGGGTTTATCGTGTCCAAGGGCGGCGTGACCGTGCTCGGCAAGGGCCAGGTGATCGAGGCGCCGAAGGCTGCCGCTGTCGACGAGGCTGCCGAGGGGTGA
- a CDS encoding FAD-dependent oxidoreductase translates to MKVAIVGAGLTGSLLACFLARRGLTVTLYERRPDPRVAQVERGRSINLAISERGLNALRRIGLVDEVMADALPMKGRMIHPVTGPLDFQAYSASGDRAINSISRGALNNALLTAASAADGVSVEFEHRLVELDSAVGRMVFATPAGKVSVVADVVLGADGAGSAVREQLLAEGIVAENVDFLDYGYKELSIPAADGEFALDPGALHIWPRGTSMMIALPNPNKSFTCTLFWPAGSFDALTSAAGIEDHFRVNYPDLLPLAPNLIDDYQNNPVGVLGTVHTLPWQAHGRTALLGDAAHAIVPFYGQGANCAFEDVVELDRCLDDTGGSWARALPLFEARRRENTEAIAEMALANFVEMRDKVASPVFRLQKQVEHALERLLPGRYVSRYELVSFSTTPYAEVRRRVHRQHQLLGAAAVAAAGVLFAVTRSRARR, encoded by the coding sequence ATGAAGGTCGCGATCGTCGGGGCCGGGCTGACGGGGTCGTTGCTCGCGTGTTTCCTGGCCCGGCGTGGGCTGACGGTGACGCTGTACGAGCGGCGGCCGGACCCGCGGGTCGCGCAGGTCGAACGCGGCCGCTCGATCAACCTGGCCATCTCCGAGCGCGGGCTGAACGCGCTGCGGCGGATCGGCCTGGTCGACGAGGTGATGGCCGATGCGTTGCCGATGAAGGGCCGGATGATCCATCCGGTGACCGGGCCGCTGGACTTCCAGGCGTACTCGGCGTCGGGGGATCGCGCGATCAACTCGATCAGCCGGGGTGCGTTGAACAACGCGCTGCTGACGGCCGCGTCGGCCGCCGATGGCGTGTCGGTGGAGTTCGAGCATCGGCTGGTGGAGCTGGATTCTGCCGTCGGCCGGATGGTGTTCGCGACGCCCGCGGGAAAGGTGTCGGTGGTTGCCGACGTCGTTCTCGGGGCCGACGGCGCCGGGTCCGCGGTGCGCGAGCAGTTGCTTGCCGAGGGCATCGTTGCGGAGAACGTCGACTTCCTCGACTACGGGTACAAGGAGCTGTCGATCCCGGCGGCCGATGGTGAGTTTGCTCTCGATCCGGGTGCGTTGCACATCTGGCCGCGCGGTACGTCGATGATGATCGCGCTGCCGAACCCGAACAAGTCGTTCACCTGCACGTTGTTCTGGCCGGCCGGGTCGTTCGACGCGCTCACGTCGGCGGCCGGGATCGAGGACCACTTCCGGGTGAACTACCCCGATCTGTTGCCGCTGGCACCGAACTTGATCGACGACTACCAGAACAACCCCGTCGGTGTGCTCGGTACGGTCCACACGCTGCCGTGGCAGGCGCACGGGCGTACTGCGTTGCTCGGGGACGCAGCGCACGCGATCGTGCCGTTCTACGGGCAGGGGGCGAACTGTGCCTTCGAAGACGTGGTCGAGCTCGACCGCTGCCTGGACGACACGGGCGGCTCCTGGGCGCGGGCGCTCCCGCTGTTCGAGGCTCGCCGACGCGAGAACACCGAGGCCATCGCCGAAATGGCCCTCGCCAACTTCGTCGAAATGCGCGACAAGGTCGCCTCCCCGGTCTTCCGCCTCCAGAAACAGGTAGAACACGCCCTGGAACGCCTCCTCCCCGGCCGCTACGTCTCGCGCTACGAGTTGGTCTCCTTCTCCACCACCCCCTACGCCGAAGTCCGACGCCGAGTCCACCGTCAGCACCAGTTGCTCGGCGCGGCGGCTGTGGCTGCCGCGGGTGTGCTGTTCGCCGTCACCCGATCAAGGGCCCGGCGATGA
- the kynU gene encoding kynureninase → MTAETEALSLDATDAGHRDLFDVPPAQGGDYPEVAYFAGNSLGLRPKATRAELLEDLDAWAELGVEGHLDAARPWLPYHELLTGPASRLVGALPSESVVMNSLTVNLHLLMVSFYRPTPSRHRIVIEDAAFPSDSYAVRSQVAFHGYDPEDAVIRLRPRPGEDNLRTADVVEQLGGDVALVLLGGVNYLTGELMDIPMITRAGHAAGAVVGWDLAHAAGNVPLALHDWEVDFAAWCSYKYLNSGPGALAGVFVHERHLGTDLPRFEGWWSTEAATRFEMTPESRPPASADAWQVSNPPIFSMSPVRTSLEIFDKIGIEVLRERSVRLTAYLEKLLMDVPLQVITPTDPARRGAQLSLRVTGMRAGELSRRLRFEYGVIADAREPDVLRLAPVPLYSTYHDCWRAATALAEVMA, encoded by the coding sequence GTGACGGCCGAGACCGAGGCGCTTTCCCTCGATGCCACCGACGCAGGGCACCGGGACCTGTTCGACGTGCCGCCTGCCCAGGGTGGCGACTACCCCGAGGTGGCGTACTTCGCCGGCAACTCGCTCGGTCTGCGCCCGAAGGCGACCCGCGCCGAGCTGCTCGAGGACCTCGATGCGTGGGCGGAGCTCGGAGTCGAGGGCCATCTGGACGCGGCCCGACCCTGGCTGCCGTACCACGAGTTGCTGACCGGACCCGCGTCCCGCCTCGTCGGGGCGCTGCCGAGCGAGAGCGTGGTGATGAACTCGCTGACGGTCAACCTGCACCTCTTGATGGTGTCGTTCTACCGGCCGACGCCCTCGCGGCACCGGATCGTCATCGAGGACGCGGCGTTCCCCTCCGACAGCTACGCCGTCCGGTCACAGGTCGCCTTCCACGGGTACGACCCCGAGGACGCCGTCATCCGGCTGCGCCCACGACCGGGTGAGGACAACCTGCGTACGGCGGATGTCGTCGAGCAGCTCGGCGGCGACGTCGCGCTCGTACTGCTGGGCGGCGTGAACTACCTGACCGGCGAGTTGATGGACATCCCCATGATCACCAGAGCCGGTCACGCGGCCGGCGCGGTCGTCGGGTGGGATCTCGCGCATGCGGCCGGGAACGTGCCGCTGGCGTTGCACGACTGGGAGGTGGACTTCGCGGCGTGGTGCTCGTACAAGTACCTGAACTCCGGGCCCGGAGCGCTGGCCGGTGTGTTCGTGCACGAACGTCACCTGGGCACCGACCTACCGCGGTTCGAAGGCTGGTGGAGCACCGAGGCGGCGACGCGGTTCGAGATGACGCCCGAGTCGCGGCCGCCGGCGAGCGCCGACGCGTGGCAGGTGTCGAACCCGCCGATCTTCTCGATGAGCCCGGTCCGGACGTCGCTGGAGATCTTCGACAAGATCGGCATCGAGGTACTGCGAGAGCGGAGTGTGCGGTTGACGGCGTACCTGGAGAAGCTGCTGATGGACGTCCCGTTGCAGGTGATCACGCCGACGGATCCCGCGCGGCGGGGTGCCCAGCTGTCGTTGCGAGTCACGGGCATGCGGGCCGGCGAGCTGTCGCGGCGGCTGCGGTTCGAGTACGGCGTGATCGCGGACGCGCGGGAGCCCGACGTACTGCGGTTGGCGCCGGTGCCGCTGTACTCGACGTACCACGACTGCTGGCGGGCGGCGACGGCGTTGGCTGAGGTGATGGCATGA
- a CDS encoding oxidoreductase has product MTNSTITLADDLTITRMGYGAMQLAGPGVFGPPKDRDQAIAVLREAVGLGVTHIDTSDFYGPVVVNELIKEALHPYPAGLHLVTKVGARRGDDGSWNIIQDPDDLKAQVHENLEHLGLDVLDVVNLRTPAHDGGSEESIAKAFTALAELQQEGLIKHLGLSGVTITQIREAQAIAPIVTVQNLYNLVRRDDDAVVDYTADHNIAFASFFPLGGFTPLQSETLAKVASRLDATPQQVALAWLLQRSSTSVVIPGTSSLAHLRENVAARDLVLPADAVAELDAIGAA; this is encoded by the coding sequence ATGACGAACTCAACCATCACCCTCGCCGACGACCTCACCATCACCCGGATGGGGTACGGCGCCATGCAGCTCGCGGGCCCCGGCGTCTTCGGCCCGCCCAAGGATCGCGACCAGGCGATCGCCGTACTGCGCGAAGCGGTCGGCCTCGGCGTCACGCATATCGACACCAGCGACTTCTACGGTCCGGTCGTGGTCAACGAGCTGATCAAGGAGGCGCTCCACCCGTACCCGGCCGGCCTGCACCTGGTGACCAAGGTCGGCGCCCGGCGCGGCGACGACGGCTCGTGGAACATCATCCAGGATCCCGACGACCTGAAGGCACAGGTCCACGAGAACCTCGAGCACCTGGGCCTGGACGTACTCGACGTGGTCAACCTCCGCACGCCCGCCCACGACGGCGGCAGCGAGGAGTCGATCGCGAAGGCCTTCACGGCGCTCGCCGAACTGCAGCAGGAAGGCCTGATCAAGCACCTCGGCCTGAGCGGCGTGACGATCACCCAGATCCGCGAGGCGCAGGCGATCGCACCGATCGTCACGGTCCAGAACCTGTACAACCTGGTCCGCCGCGACGACGACGCCGTGGTCGACTACACCGCCGACCACAACATCGCGTTCGCCTCGTTCTTCCCGCTGGGCGGATTCACCCCGCTCCAGTCCGAGACCCTCGCAAAGGTCGCCTCGCGGCTGGACGCCACGCCGCAGCAGGTCGCCCTCGCCTGGCTGCTGCAGCGCTCGTCCACCAGCGTCGTCATCCCCGGTACGTCGTCCCTCGCCCACCTCCGCGAGAACGTCGCAGCCCGCGACCTGGTCCTCCCAGCCGACGCCGTCGCCGAACTCGACGCGATCGGCGCCGCCTGA
- a CDS encoding GNAT family N-acetyltransferase: protein MPILVVPTTAVHRSFLAAWDELGPDHERWMGAKSIAADDEEWTRQQAADPAEFHRLVEAIKAEADPATELPPGIVHQTVLWFVDGIEFLGRLSIRHWLTPALLEVAGHIGYCVRPSARRHGYATQMLAQSLPIAAALDIEPALVTCDSGNVGSRKVIEAAGGELEDERHGKLRFWVPTHVG, encoded by the coding sequence ATGCCGATCCTCGTCGTACCGACCACTGCCGTTCACCGATCGTTTCTCGCGGCCTGGGACGAGCTCGGTCCGGATCATGAGCGCTGGATGGGTGCGAAGTCGATCGCGGCGGACGACGAGGAGTGGACCCGGCAGCAGGCGGCCGACCCGGCGGAGTTCCACCGGCTGGTCGAGGCGATCAAGGCCGAGGCGGATCCCGCCACCGAGCTGCCGCCGGGGATCGTGCACCAGACCGTGCTGTGGTTCGTCGACGGGATCGAGTTCCTCGGCCGGCTGTCGATCCGGCACTGGCTCACGCCGGCCCTGCTCGAGGTGGCCGGGCACATCGGGTACTGCGTCCGCCCGTCCGCGCGCCGGCACGGCTACGCGACCCAGATGCTGGCCCAGTCGCTGCCGATCGCGGCCGCCCTCGACATCGAGCCGGCCCTCGTCACCTGCGACAGCGGGAACGTCGGCTCGCGCAAGGTGATCGAGGCAGCCGGCGGCGAATTGGAAGACGAACGACACGGAAAGCTGAGGTTCTGGGTGCCGACACACGTCGGCTGA
- a CDS encoding type IV toxin-antitoxin system AbiEi family antitoxin domain-containing protein produces the protein MNPELWRVAVGQGGVVSRAQAISAGYTPEQIRERLNDGRWERVRRGQYAERADLGALAPWEQELFRHRRLVHAAMNAMRPGSAVVSHHSALVLHGIPVWHADLAEVQLTRTSARGEVKAGVRHHQGLLTPADLTQVDGLAVTSVPRAVVETASTTSFEAAVVSLDAALRRPEATDGEFRRLLTVTDCWPGGPTIRSALAFADPLAESVGESRLRVLMHNEGLPPPVLQAVFEDDAGFIGRVDFYFPDYNTVVEFDGLLKYADGSRHVLIQEKIREDRLGALGLQVIRLTWADLARPARTARRIRKVFDRSRRTRLAG, from the coding sequence GTGAATCCAGAGCTTTGGCGGGTTGCGGTCGGGCAGGGCGGTGTGGTCAGTCGTGCTCAGGCCATCAGCGCCGGGTATACCCCGGAGCAGATTCGTGAACGTCTGAACGACGGCAGGTGGGAGAGGGTTCGGCGTGGTCAGTACGCCGAGCGGGCCGACCTCGGCGCGTTGGCTCCCTGGGAGCAGGAACTGTTTCGGCACCGGCGACTCGTTCATGCCGCGATGAATGCCATGCGGCCGGGATCGGCCGTGGTGAGCCATCACTCGGCGTTGGTTCTGCACGGCATACCGGTCTGGCATGCCGACCTCGCCGAAGTTCAGCTGACGCGGACGAGCGCACGCGGCGAGGTGAAGGCAGGAGTCCGGCATCATCAGGGCCTGCTGACCCCGGCAGACCTCACGCAGGTAGACGGGCTGGCCGTCACCTCGGTGCCGCGGGCCGTGGTCGAGACCGCGAGTACGACGTCGTTCGAGGCCGCTGTCGTCAGCCTCGATGCGGCTTTGCGCCGTCCGGAGGCGACCGACGGCGAGTTCCGTCGCCTGCTGACAGTGACCGACTGCTGGCCGGGCGGTCCGACGATTCGGTCGGCGCTGGCTTTCGCCGACCCGCTGGCCGAATCCGTCGGCGAATCGCGGCTTCGCGTTCTGATGCACAACGAGGGGCTACCGCCTCCGGTGCTGCAGGCCGTGTTCGAGGACGACGCCGGGTTCATCGGCCGGGTGGACTTCTACTTCCCTGACTACAACACGGTTGTCGAGTTCGACGGTTTGCTGAAGTACGCCGACGGCTCGCGGCACGTACTGATCCAGGAGAAGATCCGTGAGGACCGTCTCGGTGCGTTGGGGCTGCAGGTGATCCGCCTCACCTGGGCGGACCTCGCCCGCCCGGCGCGAACGGCGCGGCGCATCCGCAAGGTGTTCGACCGCTCCCGGCGTACACGCCTCGCGGGCTGA
- the glgA gene encoding glycogen synthase: MKVAILTREYPPDVYGGAGVHVDFLVRELRRLIDVDVQCMGEPRPGATAHSEDDPRMPGANAALRILSTDLTMTAAVGDAQLVHSHTWYANMAGHWAKLLYGVPHVVTAHSLEPRRPWKAEQLGGGYRLSSWAEKTAYEAADAVVAVSRGMRDDVLDCYPSIDPARVHVISNGIDADFYHPDPLTHVLDRLGVDLNRPYVTFVGRITRQKGVPHLLRAGLRLDPSVQLVLLAGAADTVELKAETDALIDDLKLARDGVFVVSEMLPREDVRQVLTHALAFCCPSIYEPLGIVNLEAMACETAVVASAVGGIPEVVDDGVTGTLVLYDENDPDAFERGLADGINALVDNPARADEMGKAGRERAVSQFGWDAVADRTVQLYTSLLG; encoded by the coding sequence ATGAAGGTCGCCATCCTGACGCGTGAGTACCCACCGGATGTGTACGGCGGCGCGGGGGTGCACGTGGACTTCCTGGTCCGCGAGCTCCGCCGGCTGATCGACGTGGACGTGCAGTGCATGGGTGAACCCAGGCCGGGCGCGACCGCGCACTCCGAGGACGACCCGCGGATGCCGGGCGCCAACGCGGCGCTGCGCATCCTGTCCACGGATCTCACGATGACGGCGGCCGTCGGCGACGCGCAGCTCGTGCACTCCCACACCTGGTACGCGAACATGGCCGGTCACTGGGCCAAGCTGCTGTACGGCGTACCGCACGTGGTGACCGCGCACTCGCTCGAGCCGCGTCGCCCGTGGAAGGCCGAGCAGCTCGGCGGTGGGTACCGGCTGTCGAGCTGGGCCGAGAAGACGGCGTACGAGGCCGCCGATGCGGTGGTCGCGGTGAGTCGCGGGATGCGGGACGACGTCCTCGACTGCTACCCCTCGATCGATCCTGCGCGCGTCCACGTGATCTCCAACGGCATCGACGCCGACTTCTACCACCCGGATCCGTTGACACATGTCCTCGACCGACTCGGCGTCGACCTGAACCGCCCGTACGTGACCTTCGTCGGCCGGATCACCCGGCAGAAGGGCGTGCCGCACCTGCTCCGCGCGGGCCTGCGCCTCGACCCGTCCGTGCAGCTCGTGCTGCTGGCCGGCGCGGCCGACACGGTCGAGCTGAAGGCCGAGACCGACGCGCTGATCGACGACCTCAAGCTGGCGCGGGACGGCGTGTTCGTGGTCTCCGAGATGCTGCCGCGCGAAGACGTCCGGCAGGTCCTGACGCACGCGCTGGCGTTCTGCTGCCCGTCGATCTACGAGCCGCTCGGCATCGTGAACCTGGAGGCGATGGCCTGCGAGACCGCCGTCGTCGCGAGCGCGGTCGGCGGCATCCCCGAGGTCGTCGACGACGGCGTCACGGGCACGCTGGTTCTGTACGACGAGAACGACCCCGACGCCTTCGAACGCGGTCTGGCGGACGGGATCAACGCGCTTGTCGACAACCCGGCGCGCGCGGACGAGATGGGCAAGGCCGGCCGGGAGCGGGCCGTCTCCCAGTTCGGCTGGGACGCCGTCGCGGACCGGACCGTCCAGCTGTACACGAGCCTGCTCGGGTAG
- a CDS encoding M17 family metallopeptidase, translating to MARRSSSSSPFPSLPGVVWQPGLPVHGSPTWVIVVGDESGLPAAAKEAGQRLGVDLDRLLEVQQETGFSPSAGTVAAYPLLAGEVAEIVLVGAGDGSAKDLRHAGAAIARFGRGKDELTTVVAEGIDDAELQAFAEGVVLGSFSYTLKTVDPGKPAVGKVTLTDGTAEARQPVVDRGVVVGRTGWLARQLAITPSNEKDPAWMAARATEVAAATGLEVTVWDEKQLAEEGFGGILAVGQGSARPPRFIRLDYVPAGATKKTPYVVLVGKGITYDTGGLSLKPREGMVSMKRDMTGGGSVIATMSALRELGANVRVTGLICSAENMPSGSSYRPDDVIRHYGGRTTEVKNTDAEGRLVMADGLAYAVKELKPDVLVDIATLTGAIKVSLGAMLYGGMFSTDDALADNLADAGRISGEELWRMPLPPEYEDLISTPIADSVNSSKGPGSITAALFLKAFAGDIPWAHLDLSSIAESPADRFEYSIGATGAGARLLTTWLTSDHPTAGIG from the coding sequence GTGGCTCGCCGCAGCAGCAGTTCGTCCCCTTTCCCCAGCCTCCCGGGCGTCGTCTGGCAGCCCGGTCTGCCGGTGCACGGTTCGCCGACCTGGGTGATCGTCGTCGGTGACGAGAGCGGTCTGCCGGCCGCCGCGAAGGAGGCCGGCCAGCGACTCGGCGTCGACCTCGACCGATTGCTCGAGGTGCAGCAGGAGACCGGCTTCAGCCCGTCCGCCGGCACGGTCGCGGCGTACCCGCTGCTGGCCGGCGAGGTGGCCGAGATCGTGCTGGTCGGCGCCGGCGACGGCAGCGCCAAGGACCTGCGACACGCCGGGGCGGCGATCGCACGGTTCGGTCGCGGCAAGGACGAGCTCACCACGGTCGTTGCCGAGGGCATCGATGACGCGGAGCTGCAGGCGTTCGCCGAGGGCGTGGTCCTCGGCTCGTTCTCGTACACGCTGAAGACGGTCGACCCGGGCAAGCCGGCGGTCGGCAAGGTCACGCTGACCGACGGTACGGCGGAGGCCCGGCAGCCGGTCGTCGACCGCGGCGTTGTCGTCGGCCGTACCGGTTGGCTCGCGCGGCAGCTGGCGATCACGCCGTCGAACGAGAAGGACCCGGCCTGGATGGCCGCGCGGGCGACCGAGGTCGCCGCCGCGACCGGTCTCGAGGTGACGGTCTGGGACGAGAAGCAGCTCGCCGAGGAAGGATTCGGCGGCATCCTCGCGGTCGGCCAGGGCTCCGCCCGGCCGCCGCGGTTCATCCGCCTCGACTACGTTCCGGCCGGCGCGACCAAGAAGACGCCGTACGTCGTGCTGGTCGGCAAGGGCATCACGTACGACACCGGCGGCCTGTCGCTGAAGCCGCGCGAGGGCATGGTGTCGATGAAGCGCGACATGACCGGCGGCGGTTCGGTGATCGCGACGATGTCGGCGCTGCGTGAACTCGGCGCGAACGTTCGGGTGACCGGGCTCATCTGCTCCGCGGAGAACATGCCGTCGGGTTCGTCGTACCGTCCGGACGACGTGATCCGGCACTACGGCGGCCGGACCACCGAGGTGAAGAACACCGACGCCGAGGGCCGGCTGGTGATGGCGGACGGTCTCGCGTACGCCGTCAAGGAGCTGAAGCCGGACGTCCTGGTCGACATCGCCACGCTGACCGGCGCGATCAAGGTGTCGCTCGGCGCGATGCTGTACGGCGGGATGTTCTCGACCGACGACGCGCTGGCCGACAACCTGGCCGACGCCGGCCGGATCTCCGGCGAGGAGCTCTGGCGGATGCCGCTGCCGCCGGAGTACGAGGACCTGATCTCCACGCCGATCGCCGACTCGGTGAACAGCTCGAAGGGGCCGGGCTCGATCACCGCCGCCCTGTTCCTGAAGGCGTTCGCGGGCGACATCCCGTGGGCGCACCTCGACCTCTCGTCGATCGCCGAGTCCCCGGCCGACCGCTTCGAGTACTCGATCGGCGCGACCGGCGCGGGCGCCCGCCTCCTCACCACCTGGCTGACGAGCGACCACCCCACCGCGGGCATCGGCTAA
- a CDS encoding helix-turn-helix domain-containing protein, whose amino-acid sequence MESTNALGDYLRARREQVKPEDVGIRSIGLRRVPGLRREEVAMLAGISSDYYLRLEQGRDRNPSAQVLDALAEVLRLDADATAYLRSLAQERPAPRRTGEKVPESILELIDGLPNNPAYVQNKYTDCLAVNPLCAALSPNYAVGVNLLTAVLLDPRERELRRDWDDLTEEGVAILRTEVGPNVDDPRLKELVGDLSVRSERFRQLWARHDVRPRKSRLSRLTHPEVGDLELRSDKLTIGGTDSMTLVISHAVPGSRDFESLALLGSLVASNHEVPQPNQRSPKD is encoded by the coding sequence ATGGAGAGTACGAACGCGCTGGGCGACTACCTCCGAGCCCGGCGCGAGCAGGTCAAGCCCGAGGACGTCGGCATCCGGAGCATCGGCCTGCGCCGGGTGCCCGGGCTGCGGCGCGAGGAGGTCGCCATGCTGGCCGGCATCAGCTCGGACTACTACCTGCGGCTGGAGCAGGGCCGCGACCGCAACCCGTCGGCGCAGGTCCTCGACGCGCTCGCCGAAGTACTGCGGCTGGACGCCGATGCGACCGCCTACCTGCGCAGTCTTGCCCAGGAGCGGCCGGCTCCACGACGCACCGGCGAGAAGGTCCCGGAGAGCATCCTCGAACTGATCGACGGCCTGCCGAACAACCCGGCGTACGTGCAGAACAAGTACACGGACTGCCTAGCGGTCAACCCGCTCTGCGCCGCGCTCTCCCCGAACTACGCGGTCGGCGTCAACCTGCTCACCGCGGTCCTGCTCGATCCCCGTGAACGTGAGCTGCGCCGCGACTGGGACGACCTGACCGAGGAGGGGGTCGCGATCCTGCGCACCGAAGTCGGTCCGAACGTCGACGACCCGCGCCTCAAGGAGCTCGTCGGCGATCTGTCCGTCCGCAGCGAACGCTTCCGCCAACTGTGGGCGCGGCACGACGTCCGACCCCGGAAGAGCCGCCTCAGCCGGCTGACCCATCCGGAGGTCGGCGACCTCGAACTGCGCTCGGACAAGCTGACGATCGGCGGCACCGACAGCATGACGCTGGTGATCTCCCACGCCGTGCCAGGTTCACGCGATTTCGAGTCGCTGGCCCTGCTCGGCAGTCTCGTCGCGTCCAACCACGAGGTCCCACAGCCGAACCAGCGAAGCCCCAAGGACTAG
- a CDS encoding DUF3117 domain-containing protein: protein MAAMKPRTGDGPLEVTKEGRGIVMRVPLEGGGRLVVELNADEATELGNALKAVVG, encoded by the coding sequence ATGGCGGCGATGAAGCCGCGGACGGGCGATGGTCCGCTCGAGGTCACCAAGGAGGGCCGCGGGATCGTGATGCGGGTTCCGCTCGAGGGCGGCGGCCGGCTCGTCGTCGAGCTCAACGCGGACGAAGCGACCGAGCTCGGGAACGCGCTGAAGGCTGTCGTCGGCTGA